The sequence TTGGAAATTGCAAATGAACTACTCACTGATGGTGGAGTAATTTTTATTTCGATGGGTGAAGACGGTCAGGCTCATTTGAAATTGTTGATGGATAACATTTTTGGTAGGTCTAATTTTGTACAAACGTTTATTTGGCGAAATACAGATAATGCTGATTCTTTGGGAAAAAAGAGTCGTTCTAGCGTTGAGTATGTACATGCCTATGAGAAAAATAAAGATAGTTCCGTACGATGGATTGGTAAAAAAACGGAAAATGGAGATGCACCATTGCTAAATACCGGAAATCCAGTCGGAACGCTAACGTTTAAGCCGGGAATAATTAGATTTAAGATTTCTGATGGTATATATCCTGCAGGTAAATATGAATCATTGGAGGCTTTGACAGATATTATCGTTGAAGATGGGAAAAATTCTAACGAAATCAAGCTCCGAGGTACATTTAAATGGGGACAGAAAAACTTAAACAACGAGGTTGCGAAAGGTGGCGACTTCATAATTAAAAGTGATAAGTTTTCAATTCGTTATCAAAAGGCAGAAGGTTCAACTATGGCGCCTGAAAAATTCGTGGATGGCCCTTATCTGTCAAAAATTTTTGGTGTAGGAAGTAACGAAGATGCTAAATCACATATTGGTACGCTTGGGTTAGATTTTAGTTTCTCAAAACCAGAGTCTTTGATTGCCTACTTTATTAGAGCAGTTACGCAAGAAAACGATATTGTTATGGACTTCTTCATGGGGTCAGGTACAACTCAAGCAGCAGCTTTGAAGATGAATCGTCGATTTATTGGAGTGGAGCAACTTGATTATATTTCCGATGGCGTGGAGCGATTAAATAAGGCGCTTGAGGGAGAACAAGGTGGTATCTCTAAAGACGTTAATTGGCAAGGTGGCGGATCATTTGTCTATGCTGAATTAATGGAAAAGAACCAAGGTTATCTCAAAGATGTCCAACAGGCCGAAACAACAAAGCAATTAGAAGATGTTGTTCATCGCATGATTGAAGGCGGCGCTGATTTTGATTTCCGCGTTGATGTCGAAAAAGTCCTGCAAGATCCTGAATATCAAACGATGTCATTGGCTGATAAAAAGCAGCTGATGGTCAAGGTCATTGATAAGAATCAGTTGTATTATGCTTACAGTGATATGGAAGATCGTGATGTACAAGAGCTGATGTCTGAGAGTGATATTACCTTTAATAAGAGCTTTTATGGGGAGCGTGATCTGTAATGGTCAAAAAGAAAGCACGAGAACTTGTCTTACCCATTGTTCATGAGATTAAAGACTATGCGAGTGATTTTTTAAAAAACGATGAACCCAGACATTCTTTTGTTTATCCGGACTACATTAAGCACAACCTCAAACATCAGCTACGTGATTATCAAAAGCAATCACTATACAACCTGAAT comes from Pediococcus inopinatus and encodes:
- a CDS encoding site-specific DNA-methyltransferase, producing MIDSKIMETTKSILKEFGNTYFSDKGTLKRNKVIEDLDAYTPILMKALLANQLIHDTYTESVVIDDKSVEIFKLNQFIEMFTYKEYWQDSYTKFENKIGLTAGGKFIDETADVVLDFPFKDTVLKAGMTKEDQKDADEPFLHETIAKAEIDQLLEPKIFVNATKYDQENLDGAPVDNFEDNNLIIKGNNLIALHSLKQRYLGKVKMIYLDPPYYFDETKPADAFKYNSNFKLSTWLIFMKNRLEIANELLTDGGVIFISMGEDGQAHLKLLMDNIFGRSNFVQTFIWRNTDNADSLGKKSRSSVEYVHAYEKNKDSSVRWIGKKTENGDAPLLNTGNPVGTLTFKPGIIRFKISDGIYPAGKYESLEALTDIIVEDGKNSNEIKLRGTFKWGQKNLNNEVAKGGDFIIKSDKFSIRYQKAEGSTMAPEKFVDGPYLSKIFGVGSNEDAKSHIGTLGLDFSFSKPESLIAYFIRAVTQENDIVMDFFMGSGTTQAAALKMNRRFIGVEQLDYISDGVERLNKALEGEQGGISKDVNWQGGGSFVYAELMEKNQGYLKDVQQAETTKQLEDVVHRMIEGGADFDFRVDVEKVLQDPEYQTMSLADKKQLMVKVIDKNQLYYAYSDMEDRDVQELMSESDITFNKSFYGERDL